A segment of the Zingiber officinale cultivar Zhangliang chromosome 8B, Zo_v1.1, whole genome shotgun sequence genome:
AATAGACTGTATTTTTTGTGTTAACAAACAAGGAAATTTAAGAGTGGCACTTTCAATGAAGATGGACAAAGAAGCTTCTAACTAGAATAATAGGAAACTGATTTTTCACTAGCCTTGGCAGATATCACGCACGGCAACATGAGCCAAATTTTGCTGGaagaaaacagaaaaaaaaaaaaaaaacacttttttGCATTTTAAAAGACACAATGTCTTCTATTTTGCACTTCCTAAAATAAGTGCTTTGCAAGTCAAATAAGAAAACAACAACCAACCAAGCTTTATCCATCAAACAAGATGTAAAAAAAAAGGAACTTTGCAAGAAAAAACTAGCATCCTCATGTTTACATTAGCAGTTACATTTATAATTGAAGGACTAGGAAAGTAACAAGTAAACCATATGAGAAACTAGAACAAAAATGGTTCAATATCATTGCTTATCTAGAAAAGAAACTGATTACCAAATAAACCCTTAAGCTGTTGGTTATTCCTCTCAAACTCAGCTACAACTCACATGGCTTCAAGCAGTTTGGGTAATTTATCTTTGTAAGGGAGCACATACTTCTGCAAAAATTTTGGAGCAGATGATGAGAAAAATACATGTAGCTTGCTTGTTGGCTTCCATAACCCTTCAGATTTCAATatctccatcacacgaaatcgAGGAATCAACCTCTTTTCCAAACTAAAACCTAAAATCTTTGAGTGGTAAGCAATGTCTAAAGGTGCAATCCCAACATCCTTGACCAAAAATTCCATCTTTCCCTGCAATGACTCTGGGGAAATCTTTAAAAAAGTTGGATGTTTCTTGACTGCAGTAATGAAATCtgagttcgacaaaccaaaactGTTCATGAGCTTAACTTGGGCCTCAAATTTTTCCTTGCTGACCCCGTGCAGCACAAAAAGGATCCAGAGGAACATCCCAGATTCTCGGGGAATTCCAATCCCGTCAGCTCTATCTACTAGAGCCCGGAGGGTATCTGGGTTCTGCGTGATGAAGCTGGGGTGCTTTTGAATGGCAAGAGAAACTCGGTGTTCAGGAATACCACATTCATCCCGTAAGAAGTTCAAGTTAGGGCGTACCACATTCTCAATGCTGGTGCTCATAAACCTATTACAGCTCCGGAGATTTCTGAGGAGGATCTCCCTCGATCCAAATAAACTTTCCCAAACCTTCAATCTGGGGACAAGCGTGTTCTGGACGTTGAGGGAAAGAATGACGGGGTGATGAATAACGACATTGCCGGCGTCAGACTCAGATAATCCCATTTCGTTCAAAATTTTGAACTTCTGAGCGAGGTTCGTCTCCACATCCCAGCTGAGGAATCCTGGTTTCCAAGCTATTATCTTTCTGAGATTACTCCTTCAATGCCCTTAGATCTGAGAAATCCAAGAACGGCGTCGGCCTTCTCGGCGGACCGAAAACGGGGGAGCGACTTGGAGGCCTTGGAAGCATCGTTGGCGGAGAACCCGCATGTATTCACGAGGTACTCGACCAGGAAGTTTGGATCGGGAGAAGCGGTGGCGACTGAGGAGGAGGCGAAAGCGCCGGTGGAGAAGAAGAGGCGACGGAGTTGGATCGATGGAAGGAGCGCCTGGCGGCGGACTAGGGAGTGAATGTGAAGCATCACGACGGCCGACCAGGTAGCTCGTCACGAATATCACGCAAAGACCAAATCGCAAAAGTATTGAAAACCCTCTTGACTTCGGTTTTCAGGGCTAATTTCACATCATCCTCCCTATATTATTCATATTTTCTTAACCCTACGCACAAATTTCACTTTTGCCTTATATGCATAGAAAAAAATTAGGAAGGCAAATAAATTAAACGGTTCGTgagttattcggagctcgattcgataaaaagttCGTTCaaattcgttcgtttatcttatcgagccgagctcgagctcgagctcgatttcgaatTCGACAATTTTATCGAGCTCGAGCTTaaagatattcggctcgtgagctcgcgaacatgtttaTTTTTAGGCTCGCGAGAcaaaaaaaaacgagctctaaaacgagtcaaaaaaataagttctaaaacgagccttaaaatgagctttaaaatgagccaaaaaatgaattctaaaacgagtcaaaaacgagctctaaatgaCTCTGAAAACGAGCCTGAGCTTGCTTAACGAGTtaagctcgttaactttgataatcgagctaataacgagccgagttcgaactgttcgcgagtttaataattctaaaacgagctgagctcgagccttgtgataaaagctcgattcgatttTGAGTCGaactcgagcccgaatataacttaaacgagccgagctcgagcctaatactgttcggctcgatTCGACTCGTTTACCTCcctaaaaaaatagtaaaaaaaaaaaaaactgctccTTTAAATATTTAAGGTTCCATTTATTTAACATAAACTGCTATACTGATATAAAATAGTTTGCaagaatattattattttataaaatgttCTCTATTTTTCATAGGTATTTTGGGATTATCCAAATCGCGTAACCTCCCAAGGGTTCATATCTCATTTTACTTTTCTCAAAAATCACTTGTACTTCTCACGTGCATTTGAAACAAAGATCACTTCAAATTGTGCTCACGTGTTCTCAGAGAAAGTGACCTTCGTCTGAACCAAAGGCGACGGTCATCAAACGGTGTAGCTTATTCTTCAACGCATGATGATCTTCTGTTGCGCAAAAAAGATTGAATGAAGAGAAGCTGATAAACGTCGGATTGGTGGCGAATATTTTTCGACCAATAGTGCAACTTCTTGTTAGTGAAAAAGGGCAACAAAACCtaggttaattttttatttatttttattttattcttatttctttTAACCTAAAtcgtaaaaaaaattaacattaggCAAATCCCATATACACATTATCATCAAAGAATGTTaatcattcaaaaaaaaaatccaaatctcAAGTAAATTAGTGATTAGCAAATTTACAAACTATATATAACATAAAAAACATAATACAATATCATACCTAAATAGATTATTGAGCATTATAAATTCAATCAAACAACTTATAAATAAGCACACAAAACACCAAGTCAAAGGGGCTGCTAAGTATTAGATTAAGCAGTTGAATAGATCGAATGCCCGCCTAGATTGCTTTTAAAACACCAAGTCAAAGTGGCTGCTAAGTATCAGATGTAGTCACCTAACAAAGCTGCCTTGGCGATTTCCACAGCTACTTTTGAGAACAACCACATATATAGTGGTATAAGATCTTTATGATCACTTCACAGTTCAAATAACTATATGAGAAGAATCTCAGGCAAACAATACTTCACATATATGTAACAATTTGTAATTGGCAACATACAGAAATAGACTCTGTATTTTTTGTGTTAACAAACAAGGAAATTTAAGAGTGGCACTTTCAATGAAGCTGGACAAAGAAGATTCTAACTAGAATAACAGGAAAATGATTTTTCACTAGCCTTGGCAGATGTCACGCACTGCAACATGAACCAAATTTTGTTGGaagaaaacagaaaaaaaattcactttttttacattttaaaagACACAATGTCTTCTATTATGCGCTTCCTAAAATAAGTGTTTTGCAAGTCAAACAagataacaacaacaaccaaccAAGCTTtatcacactttttttttttacatctcAAACAAGATgtaaaaaaaaatggaattttgaaataaaaaaccTAGCATCCTCATGTTTACATTAGCAGTTACATTTATAATTGAAGGACTAAGAAACTAACAAGTAAACCATATGAGAAACTAGAACAAGAATGGTTCAATATCATTGCTTATCCCGAAAAGAAACTCATACCCAAATAAACCACTGAGCTGTTAGTTATTCCTCTCAAACTCAGCCACAACTCACAAGACTTCCAGCAGTTTGGGTAATTTATCTTTGTAAGGGAGCACATAATTTGGACCAGATGATGAGAAAAATATATGTAGCTTGTTTGTTGACTTCCATAACCCTTCAAATTTCAATATCTCCATCACACAAAATCGAGAAATCAACCTCCTTTCCAAACTTAATCCTAAAGGCTTCGGGTGGTAAGCAATGTCTAAAACTCAGCTACAACTCACATGACTTCAAGCAGTTTGGGTAATTTATCTTTGTAAGGGAGCACATACTTCTGCAAAAAATTTGGGCCAGATGATGAGAAAAATATATGTAGCTTGTTTGTTGACTTCCATAAGCCTTCAGATTTCAATATCTCCATCACACGAAACCGAGGAATCAACCTCTTTTCCAAACTTAATCCTAAAGGCTTCGGGTGGTAAGCAATGTCTAAAGGTGCAATCCCAACATCCTTGACCAAAAATTCCATCTTTCCCTGCAATAACTCTGTGGAAAGCCTTAAAAAAGTTGGATGCTTCTTGACTGCAGTAAGCAAATCTGATTTCGACAAACCAAActtattcatgagcttaacgtGGGCCTCAAATTTTTCCTTGCTTACCCCGTGCAGCACAAAAAGGATCCAGAGGAACATACCAGATTCTCGGGGAATTCCAATCCCGTCAGCTCTATCTACTAGAGCCCGGAGGGCATATGGATTCTGCGAGATGAAGCTGGGGTGCTTTTGAATGGCAAGAGAAATCCGGTCTTCAGGAATACCACATTCATCCCGTAAGAAGTTCATGTTGGGGTGCACTACATTCTCAATGTTGCTGCTAAAAAACCATCCACTGCTCCGGAGATTCTTGAGGAGGATCTCCTTTGATCCAAATAAACTTTCCCAAATCTTGAATCTGCGGAGAAGCGTGGTCTGGCTGTTGTAGCCGATAACGATAGGGTGCACCCGAAGGACACTGATGATGTCGGATTCAGATAATCCCATTTCGCGCAAAAGCTTAAACTTTGGAGCGAGGTTAGTCTCCACATCCCAGCCGAGCAATGCTGGTTTCCAGGCTATTATCCTTCTCAGATTAGCACCGTCAATGCCCTGAGATCTGAAGAATCCAAGAACGGCGTCGGCCTTCTCGGTGGACTGAATACGAGGGAGCAACTTGGAGGCCTTGGAAGCACCGTCGGCGGAGAACCCGCATGTATCCACGAGGTACTCGACCATGAAGTGGGGATCGGGCGAAGCAGTGCCGCCAGCGGAGGAGGCGGAAGTGCCTGTGCATAAGAAGACGCGACATAGCTGCATGGGTGGAAGAAGTGCATGGCGGCGGACAAGGGAGTGAAGCATCGAGTCGGCGCGCCGTCCGACCAGGTAGGTTCGTCGCAAATATAACCCAGAGGGGAAACTGTAAAACCCTAAATTGATCAGCGCGGATCCTCTGGTCCCTCCCTGCCCTGGTCCCTCCCTGGACCACAAAACACTTATAAAAAGTTGAATCACGTGGTTTGCACGTGCACAGAGCAGGGCAGAAAACGCAGCAACGACGCCCTAACCTCACGTCTCGCGCCCCGACACCTTCTCCGGCATCCCTGAGAGCGGAGACCCTCCTGTGACCTCCCTGAGCAGAACCAGCGATCCGCCGGCGACGACCCTCTTCTCCTACTCCTCCGAGCCCTCGCCCTCTCTCAAAATCCTCGACCTCTGCCGCCGTTAGACCTCCCTGAGCAGAACCCAGCGATCAGCCGGCGACGACCCTCTTCTCCTACTCCTCCGAGCCCTCGACCTCTGCCGACCTTAGGGCTTATTTGCGGTACGATTTTACCCTAATCTCAGATAACAAGTTTTGGTATTTCTGTCCCGTTAGCATAAAATGATTCTGTTGAACTGTATGGGTTGATGAATCTTTGGTTTTGGTATTAAGCTGAAAATACCTACTCATGCAAGCTTGTGGTCATCGTTACAgttaaaaaagagttttattatACCTTTAATGAGGCATTAACACCAAATTATATAGCATCCAAATTCTgctagttaatagaaattaaCAAGCTGGGCTAATTATACACTTTTGTAAATGTTACAAGCATACATAAAAACTCACTAACCTTCTCAGGTTGTAATGATCTTAGATAATCCAATAAATCATTCTTTTCCTCTCCAACAAACTGTTGCATCTGCAAGGCAGAATTTCTCCTCTTGATATCGTGCAGCTCCTGTAAAAGTACAAAAGCACACAGAAAACCATAATCATGGAGATTAATGGATCATCGGTTCATGAAATTAGCAAAATATGGTTTACAGATATACTTGGCTTAGTGTCTTGTGAAATTAGCAAAATATGATTTACAGATATTTAATTGGCAATCTTGTTTGGTTTCAATTTTGCTGACTCCCGATCTTATGAAGGAGCTCCAAGTGAAGGTGATTTTATGACAGTGATTGTGATATTGGTGTTGGTTTATTGTATGTGAGCTAAAGGAAATGGTTTGGTAACTAAAATTCAATAGTTCTTCTCTCATGCCCCAAGCACACACATAACTTGGCCATTTATATAATATCTAATATCATAGCAAATTGTAGATTCATTTGTGTGTGCTGTCTCTAACAGTCTACATCTGAAAAAGTTAATCACAATATGCCATGGTCCAAAGTTAATAAAGAATTACACAGCTACATGTCATAATGTAGATTTGATGCTAATGCTAAGACACCGAATAGGATCCTTCCACGGCAACTAAGGTAAAGTATAAAGAAAATAGATACAAGGTACAATTACACAATTTGAACTTTTCCATTTCTATAATATAAATTTGGATTGGATAACTATAAGTACAACAAACACACTCCACATGCTCATTGTAGCAAATAAAGTAAATGTATCTAGTTATTTTGTTAAATGCTGTCTGCTAACACTATGATGACAAACTACCTTGTAGGTGTATATTTTCTTCTGACACCGGGCAGGATAGACCACAACCTTATACGTATCTTATCATACATGTTTGCTGATCTTGTTTGGTTTCAATTTTACTTGATATAGGATTATATATTTGTACATGTTTGTTGATTCTATTCTTTTATTAGATTCTTCTATTGCTTGAGGAACTTGCAGCATCAAGCTTTATTTAAAGTTGATTGATTGTAGTATCTTGGAACTTTTATACTATTGTGGTACTACCTAccaagtttatgcttagagtgCTGGGCAACTTAATAGTAttgatatgatatttataatagtATTATAGTCTTGCATATTCAACATAAAGTTTTATGGAAGGATAAGATACGTATTGACCCCTATAGttggaattttaataattaacaaTTGTTTATTGTTATAGGTGCAATTCTCATTTGTGCAGTTTGCTGGACCACCTCCTGCGGCATCCTCCCCTTAGACATCAACGATCTCGTATGTGTCTATGTCTATTTATATGTGCACTTAAAATGCTAGTTAATCTATTAATATGATTTCCTTTCTTGACAGGTTCCAAATGCTTTGGGAGTCATTTTGGCTTTTGTCCAACTGGTCCTCATGCTTGTTACTATAGATCCACACCGAAAAAAGAAGACAACGCTGAGATTGAACTACCTGTTAAACATTTTAAGCTTTCATAAATTTTCTGAAAACTCTTACATAACTTTCTAAATTGTTGCATCCCCTCTTGGCAATGGAGATGTGTTtacattttgtttgaaaaatattgtcATTTTCTAAAGATTGAAAACTTTTTATTTGATGAATGTTTCGAAGTGCAAGATACAAGTCAGAAAGTTTCTCTTAATTGTGGCAAAACACTTAGTAGTTGCTTGCAAGTCTTAAAAGCCGTTGTTGACAGTTGTTTGAGGAAAAAAATACTTGAATTTTGTCGAGAAGAAATCACTGAGAATAAAATTTAACTTTATCGCTACTGATTTGTATATTACAGGGTGGGTAGGTTATTTCTTTTATCTTAGAAGTACAAGCTGCTTAAGTTCAAGGTAAGGAAGTAATGAAGTGATTCACAAAGACTAACACAGACTAGCTGTTGACATTCAATTCTTGTCATGTATGCGAAAACTTCTGTATTTCGAGCATGACCTCGGCTTAAGTTATGATAGATTGATAGAACTGGCAATGTGAGCTTAAGCAATTTTGATTCTCCTGACTAAATGAATGACATGTAGATGTGTCATGCCCAATCATATCGATGAAGTTATCGAATACAGATGAGCTTACTACGCATGACACCATTATAACAACAACCTAGAAGAATATCTAGACGAAGAAATGAATCTTTCTGAAAGTGAGAACTGTTCAAGCATCGAGCAATCTTTTGGAACAACGGAATCATAAATTGCTGGAAATCTGCAGGCTGCCAAGAACAAAACTTCTTTTGCACTGTTTATAAGAGGCCAATATTTCAGTAAGCCCCTAACAACAGTATCAGCAAGTTTGCAATCCCTCTCGACAAGTTGTGTTATGCAATACGATAACTGCTGATGGTACATTGCAACACACCTTGGCTTGTGAAGTGGAATCAGTGCCCTTACAAGGAACAATTTGTGCTCTTCCTTTAATGGTATGGCAACCTCCTAACAACTGAGAGGCATGATAATTTAGCTACTAACTGAGCAAGTCTCATTAGTAAGGTTACATCAAAATGCATAACAAACTATTATAAAAATCATAACAGAACTTGATAATTTAGCTACTAACTGAGCAAGTCTCATTAGTAAGGTTACATCAAAATGCATAACAAACcactataaaaatcataacagAACTAGTTCACTTTGTATAACAAAACAAGTTACATCACTTAGAGTTACATCCAAATGTCAAGTTACATCACAAAATAAGTTACATCAACCACATCCACATCATCACAATCTAGGTACATATAACTACAACGATAGCAACTCCAAATTTCCTATTCAATGAATATATTTCGTCATTGAACTGCATAATTACATGATTGTTATTCTCATCATCAAGAACATCATTGTATTCAACAGCACCCTTGTAGCTAATACTTTTCTCCAATTTACTAATCTGtaactttaatttttattattcctCTTCAACTCATTAATAATTGTCTTACTTCTCTCTAACAGTTCTGGGTCATGCCATAAGAAAAAGCCACATTCCCTTTCCTGAATTTcaaataaacttaatcaaaactcAATAATTAATAAACTCACAACACCATATTGGTATAATGAAAACTTACTCTAAAATTTGGACATGAAAAAAATCGCGTCCTGGGTTGGATTCCGTCCATGATGTCTGGAGAATAGCTCGTAACCCACGATAACATAATATGTGGGGAGCTTCACATTGCTCGTCGTTCATGTGTCGTCGAGTGAAAGATGATGCTGATGATGAGCCGGCTGTCatgatttttctttcattttaccTAAACAACACCAATTTATGAAAAAGACATAAATTTGATTAAAGCGTATAAATTTCTACGAGAAAGCTAACAGCATCCCCCAACATGCATAAATGCCTCTATCCTTTGTTGAAATTATTTAAACTATATCTAAACTTTGCAAACACATTAATAACATTATTTATTGTACAGCATCTATAAGATGACATCAAAGAAGCTTAGATGAGAGTAAACGTGATGCAAAAATAAGCATCACACTACTACAAAAACCAAATTAAGCATCCAAAAGACATAATAATGAAAACGCAAAGGCAGATTATTATTTTCTCTTCAAATAATTTGATACCAAAAGCTTTTTGAAGTGTGAAATAAAGAAATTGATCCGGCGCACTTCTTTTATCTATCCTACAAAACCAAAGATTGGAAGAATCCCAAAAATTGATAACGCAATTGCATGTGACTTGAGTTTACAAACAAGCATAAATGGACAACATTCATCAAGCAATTCATGTACCTACACAGAAACTTGTTGATTCATCCAGCGGAGCTGCGTGATATCAAGAGGAGAAATTCTGCCTTGCAGATGCAACAGTTTGTTGGAGAGGAAAAGAATGATTTGTTGGATTATCTAAGATCATTACAACCTGAGAAGGTTAGTGAGTTTTCATGTATGCTTGTAACATTTACAAAAGTATATAATTAGCCCAGCTTGttaatttctattaactagcAGAATTTGAATGCTATATAATTTGGTGCTAATGCTTCCTAATAAAACCATTTTTTAACTGTAACGGGACAGAAATACCAAAGAGGTATTTTCAGCTCAATACCAAAACCAAAGATTCATCAACCCATACAGTTCAACAGAATCATTTTATGCTAACGGGACAGAAATACCAAAACTTGTTATCTGAGATTAGGGTAAAATCGTACCGCAAATAAGCCCTAAGGTCGGCAGAGGTCGAGGGCTCGGAGGAGTAGGAGAAGAGGGTCGTCGCCGGCTGATCGCTGGGTTCTGCTCAGGGAGGTCTAACGGCGGCAGAGGTCGAGGATTTTGAGAGAGGGCGAGGGCTCGGAGGAGTAGGAGAAGAGGGTCGTCGCCGGCGGATCGCTGGTTCTGCTCAGGGAGGTCACAGGAGGGTCTCCGCTCTCAGGGATGCCGGAGAAGGTGTCGGGGCGCGAGACGTGAGGTTAGGGCGCTGTTGCTGCGTTTTCTGCCCTGCTCTGTGCACGTGCAAACCACGTGATTCAACTTTTTATAAGTGTTTTGTGGTCCAGGGAGGGATCAGGGCAGGGAGGGACCAGAGGATCCGCGCTGTAAATTGATACCCAGCTTCCAGTCAACTTCAccacccccctccccccccccccccccccccccccccctcatttTGGATTTGATGTTGTGGTCTTATAAGGTAGAATGAATTCAATCAATTTGAATGATTTTTATTGACTTGTATAAAATCTTAcataattatgaaaaaaaatttatgaagTTCTATAGACTTTTTTACAAGACTTTtacaaatatttataaattttttcatgAAAACTTGTAGATTTGTGAGAAAGAAAAATTGCCAATATATACATTCGATTCGCTATTGTATCTCTCCATGCATTGACATTTACTCGTTGTTGTTCTTGAGTATCAAAGCAATTGACACCATAAACTTGCTCTGGTAAGGATGATAAAATTTCATTATCTGGTTCAACTAGAAATTCATCAGAAGAACGACACTCCTTGTAAAGAAAATTATACAATCCGATAgaagtctaattttttataatacaaaatttattttaaaaaagaccataattaaaaaaaaaataaagaaaaatttaaaaacggtcaattcaaaaaaaaatcgtaaacataaaaaattaaagaaaaaaatcataaacttaaaaaaaacttaaattaaaaaaacgtaaaaattaaaaataaccataaactaaaaaaaacctaaacttaaaacttttaaaaaaaactaaaataaaaaaaacataaattaaaaaaaaaatgtaaactttaaaaaaatagagaaaaacataaaattcaaaaaaactaataataataaagttttttgaaaaacatgtatagTTAGTTTGGTGAAAATCGAAATGTAACTTGATCTCAAAGTCTGATTTAAAGACGCTCTCCTTTTTCTCCAAAATGTAACCATCACCTCTTCCGCAAGTAACCATTCTTCTCCATCTCCCGTCTCCGTGACTATTCGTGTGCTGCCGTAATCAGTGTTGATCCTACCTACGAGCGCCAACAAATGAATAACTAGTAAATTGATTTAGTTGTCAATTTAATCTCCAATCACCGGATGACAATGAGGATGATATTGTGGTTAAAGACCTTGATGAAGAGAAATAACAAGAAAAGCGTTAGAATGACAGCTAAGGGTTCTCCGCGTAGCAACTCTGACATTCAAATTAGAGGgtgaagaaaataaatattaagatTCCAATATACATAGTAATGTGTATATATATGTGTACCTTGGAGATTGAACAAGACTATCTTTTATAGAGTGAAAGTAGACCTTTTCAATTCATTCTAATCTTCATATGATcgctatttaattttttaaacaatgtaagatttatttatgttgtctttttcttaaaataatcgagattcataattttttttattttgttccaATTCTCATGTTGTtattatttaattccttaaataatatAAGATTTATTCATAATGTTATCTTTCTTCTAAAATAATCAAGATTTATACGATGATTATTATTTTGCTGAAATGACTCATTATCTTAAATGGCTGAGAGACCGGGAGATTTAAGTAGTCATGGAGTCGGAAGGCTCGAGTAATTTTGGATCCGGGAGGCTCGAGAGATCCAGGAGGCCAGAGTACTCAGGCTCTGATCTAACCTTATCATTGTATAGTGTTGGACTATCCCCTCTTTGCTTCCGCTTGATCAGGCGACCATGCCCTCAGTTTCGAGGCACGCGAGTCACTGGCCTTCTGCTCCAGCCGCTGGTACAAGGACAGACAAAGAGTTTTTTTGCTGTAAATTTTGCAATGGCCATTGCAGCGAGCAAAATTTATGCATCGCCAACAGGGAGTAAACAACTAAGGATTCTCCTTGAAAGTTGTAAGATTGTCATGGATCATTGTCCATGGAGGAAAAGATAAGAGCAGAAGGCCAGGAAGAGGTTCGGGTTCCTAAACTCTTACCTCTGCTTTCTTTTGCATTAACAAATTAACATGCTGGTAAACTCTGC
Coding sequences within it:
- the LOC122016674 gene encoding transcription termination factor MTERF8, chloroplastic-like, which codes for MGLSESDAGNVVIHHPVILSLNVQNTLVPRLKVWESLFGSREILLRNLRSCNRFMSTSIENVVRPNLNFLRDECGIPEHRVSLAIQKHPSFITQNPDTLRALVDRADGIGIPRESGMFLWILFVLHGVSKEKFEAQVKLMNSFGLSNSDFITAVKKHPTFLKISPESLQGKMEFLVKDVGIAPLDIAYHSKILGFSLEKRLIPRFRVMEILKSEGLWKPTSKLHVFFSSSAPKFLQKYVLPYKDKLPKLLEAM
- the LOC122014171 gene encoding transcription termination factor MTERF8, chloroplastic-like; its protein translation is MLHSLVRRHALLPPMQLCRVFLCTGTSASSAGGTASPDPHFMVEYLVDTCGFSADGASKASKLLPRIQSTEKADAVLGFFRSQGIDGANLRRIIAWKPALLGWDVETNLAPKFKLLREMGLSESDIISVLRVHPIVIGYNSQTTLLRRFKIWESLFGSKEILLKNLRSSGWFFSSNIENVVHPNMNFLRDECGIPEDRISLAIQKHPSFISQNPYALRALVDRADGIGIPRESGMFLWILFVLHGVSKEKFEAHVKLMNKFGLSKSDLLTAVKKHPTFLRLSTELLQGKMEFLVKDVGIAPLDIAYHPKPLGLSLEKRLIPRFRVMEILKSEGLWKSTNKLHIFFSSSGPNFLQKYVLPYKDKLPKLLEVM